A genome region from Alicyclobacillus acidocaldarius subsp. acidocaldarius DSM 446 includes the following:
- the araB gene encoding ribulokinase — protein sequence MDMGKYSIGVDYGTQSGRAVLVEIGTGREIATAVKEYTHGVMDEYLPDGVTRLEPDWALQHPRDYLEVLEETIPRLLRESGVRPEDVIGIGIDFTSCTMLPIRADGTPLCLEPRFERHPHAYVKLWKHHAAQDEANKLNEIARERGEAFLARYGGKISSEWMIPKIWQILDEAPEIYDAADAMVEATDWIVMQLTGKLVRSSCPAGYKSIWHKRTGYPSPDFFRALHPRLERVVEEKLWGPILPIGSRAGELTEAMARRIGLLPGTPVAVGNVDAHVSMPAVGITEPGKMLMIIGTSTCHVLLGTEERAVPGMCGVVEDGIIPGYMGYEAGQSCVGDHFEWWIENGVPPTYWDEARREGIGIHELLTRKAAKLRPGETGLLALDWWNGNRSTLVDADLTGLLIGATLATKPEDIYRALIEATAFGTRMIVETFRASGVPVDEMYACGGIAQKNALMMQIYADVLNMPIYIGASTQAPALGAAMFGAVAAGKARGGYDSIEDAAREMGSVREKPYVPNPSAVKVYDELYREYARLYDYFGRGENHVMKVLKRIKSAVAQEEVKTC from the coding sequence ATGGATATGGGCAAATATTCGATTGGCGTGGACTACGGGACGCAGTCCGGACGCGCCGTGTTGGTTGAGATTGGGACGGGGCGCGAGATTGCGACGGCCGTGAAGGAGTACACGCATGGCGTGATGGACGAGTACCTGCCGGATGGGGTGACGCGCCTGGAACCCGATTGGGCGCTGCAGCATCCGCGCGACTATCTGGAGGTCCTCGAGGAGACGATTCCTCGGCTGCTCCGCGAGTCGGGCGTGCGGCCAGAGGACGTGATCGGCATCGGCATTGACTTCACGTCCTGCACAATGCTGCCGATTCGGGCCGACGGTACGCCCCTCTGCTTGGAGCCGCGCTTTGAGCGGCATCCGCATGCGTACGTGAAGCTGTGGAAGCACCATGCCGCGCAGGACGAAGCGAACAAGTTGAACGAGATTGCGCGCGAGCGCGGGGAGGCGTTTCTCGCGCGCTACGGCGGCAAGATCTCGTCGGAATGGATGATCCCGAAGATCTGGCAAATCCTCGACGAGGCGCCGGAGATCTACGATGCGGCGGACGCCATGGTGGAGGCGACCGACTGGATCGTGATGCAACTGACGGGCAAGCTCGTGCGCAGCTCGTGCCCGGCGGGGTATAAGTCCATCTGGCACAAGCGGACCGGCTATCCGAGCCCCGACTTCTTCAGGGCTCTGCATCCGCGCTTGGAGCGCGTCGTGGAGGAGAAGCTCTGGGGGCCCATCCTGCCCATCGGATCGCGGGCAGGGGAGCTGACGGAGGCGATGGCGCGCCGCATCGGGCTCTTGCCTGGGACGCCGGTGGCCGTGGGCAACGTGGATGCGCACGTGTCGATGCCGGCGGTCGGGATCACCGAGCCGGGGAAGATGCTGATGATCATCGGCACGTCGACGTGCCACGTCCTGTTGGGGACGGAGGAGCGCGCGGTGCCGGGCATGTGCGGCGTGGTCGAGGATGGCATCATCCCAGGATACATGGGGTATGAGGCTGGGCAGTCCTGCGTCGGAGACCACTTCGAGTGGTGGATTGAAAACGGGGTGCCACCGACGTACTGGGACGAGGCGCGGCGCGAGGGCATCGGCATCCATGAGCTTCTGACGCGCAAGGCGGCCAAGCTGAGACCGGGCGAGACGGGTCTTCTTGCGCTCGATTGGTGGAATGGGAACCGATCCACGCTTGTCGACGCGGACCTCACGGGCCTCCTGATAGGCGCGACGCTCGCCACGAAGCCGGAGGACATTTATCGGGCGCTCATTGAGGCGACGGCGTTCGGCACGCGGATGATTGTCGAGACCTTTCGCGCGAGCGGCGTGCCTGTCGACGAGATGTACGCGTGCGGCGGGATTGCGCAGAAGAACGCGCTGATGATGCAGATCTACGCGGACGTGCTCAACATGCCCATCTATATCGGCGCATCGACGCAGGCGCCGGCGCTCGGCGCGGCGATGTTCGGCGCCGTGGCGGCTGGGAAGGCGCGCGGCGGATACGACTCCATTGAGGACGCGGCGCGGGAGATGGGCAGCGTGCGCGAGAAGCCGTACGTTCCGAACCCGAGCGCCGTCAAGGTGTATGACGAGCTGTACCGCGAGTACGCGCGCTTGTACGACTACTTCGGCCGCGGCGAAAACCACGTGATGAAGGTGCTGAAGCGGATCAAGAGCGCCGTGGCGCAGGAAGAGGTGAAGACATGCTGA
- a CDS encoding sugar porter family MFS transporter produces the protein MSTQQTQGSRAYAVTISLAAAMGGLLYGYDTAVISGAIGFLKTLYHLSPFMQGLVISSIMIGGVIGVAVSGFLSDRVGRRKVLMTAAVLFAVAAFVSAISSDVTTLILARIVGGLGIGMGSALSVTYISECAPTQIRGALSSLYQLLTIIGIFLTYLTNYLIQRSGSVAWDVHTGWRWMLGLGCVPAAIFFFVLLFAPESPRWLAKVGRIDEALRILVRINGPSAGQRELESIRESIASESAASIRDLLKPGWRKALGVGILLALFNQIIGMNAVTYYGPEIFRMVGFSLNSDFEIQAFFGAMWVVFTVVAVVLIDRVGRKPLMIVGSALMAIFMALMGLTFYLHVHNGFWLVLFIMGFTAAFSVSMGPIPWIMIPEIFPNHLRARAAGVATIFLWGANWAIGQFTPVLLNDFGGAYTFWMFAVINILGVLFVTAWVPETKNRSLEEIESIWMASGRGVSLSQRDAHERAKRAHF, from the coding sequence ATGTCCACTCAGCAGACACAAGGCTCTCGCGCCTACGCGGTGACCATCTCGCTGGCGGCAGCGATGGGAGGGCTGCTCTACGGCTACGATACCGCGGTCATTTCGGGAGCCATCGGTTTCTTGAAAACGCTCTATCACCTCTCGCCCTTCATGCAGGGATTGGTCATCTCGAGCATCATGATCGGCGGCGTCATCGGCGTGGCCGTCTCCGGCTTCTTGAGCGATCGCGTCGGCCGCCGCAAGGTCCTCATGACGGCCGCCGTTCTGTTCGCGGTGGCGGCGTTTGTGTCTGCCATCTCCTCCGATGTCACCACGCTCATTCTTGCGCGAATCGTCGGAGGCCTCGGCATCGGCATGGGATCGGCGCTCTCGGTGACCTACATCTCCGAGTGTGCGCCGACGCAGATCCGCGGGGCGCTGTCGTCGCTGTATCAGCTGCTCACCATCATCGGCATCTTTCTCACCTATCTCACCAACTACTTGATTCAACGCTCCGGATCGGTCGCCTGGGACGTGCACACGGGTTGGCGCTGGATGCTGGGGCTGGGCTGCGTGCCAGCGGCTATCTTCTTTTTCGTCCTTCTGTTTGCACCCGAGAGTCCGCGGTGGTTGGCGAAGGTCGGCCGGATCGACGAGGCGCTGCGGATCTTGGTGCGCATCAATGGGCCGAGTGCTGGTCAACGTGAACTCGAGTCCATTCGCGAATCGATTGCGAGTGAAAGCGCTGCAAGCATCCGCGATCTTCTGAAACCCGGTTGGCGCAAGGCGCTTGGTGTCGGGATTCTTCTTGCGCTGTTCAATCAAATCATCGGCATGAACGCCGTGACGTATTACGGCCCCGAAATCTTCAGGATGGTGGGGTTCAGTCTCAACTCCGATTTCGAGATTCAAGCGTTCTTCGGCGCCATGTGGGTCGTGTTTACCGTTGTCGCGGTCGTCCTGATCGATCGCGTCGGCAGAAAGCCCCTGATGATCGTCGGCTCCGCGCTGATGGCCATCTTCATGGCGCTGATGGGCTTGACCTTTTACCTGCACGTTCACAACGGGTTCTGGCTCGTGCTCTTCATCATGGGCTTCACGGCGGCGTTCAGCGTGTCGATGGGTCCGATTCCTTGGATCATGATTCCGGAAATCTTTCCGAATCACCTGCGCGCCCGCGCGGCCGGCGTGGCAACCATCTTCCTGTGGGGAGCCAACTGGGCCATCGGCCAGTTTACGCCAGTATTGCTGAACGATTTCGGCGGCGCCTACACCTTCTGGATGTTTGCAGTCATCAACATCCTTGGGGTGCTGTTCGTCACGGCCTGGGTGCCGGAGACGAAAAACCGTTCCCTGGAGGAGATCGAATCCATCTGGATGGCTTCGGGGCGCGGGGTGTCGCTGTCGCAACGAGACGCGCACGAACGCGCGAAGCGCGCCCATTTTTGA
- a CDS encoding sugar ABC transporter ATP-binding protein → MCLARTLLEARGIRKEFPGTVALDNVSFELFEGEIHALMGENGAGKSTFLKIVTGALQPDAGEIHIAGRPVKLHSPVDARRLGVAIVHQELSLFPDISVMENILVGQAPTRMGLMRRQQMHEVCERYLERFHVGFSPTDVVKNLSVSQQQIVEIVKALVTDADVYIFDEPTSALSVEDASRLFDVLRELKSKGKGVIYVSHKFDEIFQLSDRITVFRDGALIGTVQTSETDSDEVIRMMVGRSIERIYPDKGKPEARVLLKVQNLNAGPKCRNVSFELHKGEILGVFGLVGSGRTEMMRALAGIDPRTSGEIVMDGHPVRIHTIQDAMRHGLYYLTEDRKEQGLFLKMSIRDNVAVTHLDHLSTRGLLQRGRARDLATSVIRDLRVKAKDDEQLVGSLSGGNQQKVMIGKWISRQPRVLILDEPTRGIDVGAKAEIHQLLRRLANEGIGIIVISSELPEIVGLSDRVMVVHNGTVAGILSGSQMNDETIMEYASGLHKETAVG, encoded by the coding sequence ATGTGCTTGGCTCGGACCTTGCTGGAAGCCAGGGGAATTCGAAAAGAGTTCCCGGGTACTGTGGCGCTCGACAATGTCTCATTCGAGCTTTTTGAAGGCGAAATACATGCGCTGATGGGCGAAAACGGGGCGGGAAAATCTACGTTCCTCAAAATTGTCACAGGAGCTCTGCAACCTGACGCAGGCGAAATTCACATTGCCGGCCGTCCGGTAAAGCTACACTCCCCGGTGGATGCTCGCCGCTTGGGGGTCGCGATCGTTCATCAGGAGTTGAGTCTGTTTCCCGATATCTCCGTCATGGAGAACATTCTCGTGGGGCAGGCGCCGACCCGAATGGGGCTCATGAGACGTCAACAGATGCATGAGGTCTGCGAGCGCTACCTCGAGAGGTTTCACGTGGGCTTCTCTCCGACGGATGTCGTGAAGAATTTGAGTGTCTCCCAGCAGCAAATTGTAGAAATTGTGAAAGCGCTTGTGACGGACGCGGATGTGTATATCTTCGACGAACCCACGTCTGCACTGAGTGTAGAGGATGCTTCTCGCCTGTTTGACGTGCTAAGGGAGTTGAAGTCCAAAGGCAAGGGTGTCATTTACGTGAGTCACAAGTTCGACGAGATCTTCCAGCTTTCAGACCGCATCACCGTGTTTCGAGACGGTGCGCTCATCGGAACCGTTCAAACCTCCGAAACGGACTCGGACGAAGTCATTCGCATGATGGTGGGCCGCTCCATCGAGCGGATTTACCCAGATAAGGGGAAGCCGGAAGCTCGCGTCTTGCTCAAGGTGCAGAATCTGAATGCCGGTCCGAAGTGCAGGAATGTGTCTTTTGAGCTTCATAAGGGCGAGATTCTTGGTGTGTTCGGCCTCGTCGGGTCTGGGCGAACGGAAATGATGCGTGCACTCGCGGGGATCGATCCGAGGACGTCTGGGGAAATCGTGATGGATGGACATCCCGTTCGGATCCACACGATCCAGGACGCGATGCGACATGGCCTGTACTACCTCACGGAAGATCGGAAGGAACAAGGTCTTTTCCTGAAAATGTCGATCCGTGACAACGTGGCGGTTACACACCTAGATCATCTTTCAACGCGGGGGTTGCTGCAGCGCGGTCGGGCTAGGGATCTCGCGACATCCGTCATCCGGGATCTCCGGGTGAAAGCGAAGGACGACGAGCAGCTTGTCGGAAGTCTGAGCGGCGGCAACCAGCAGAAAGTCATGATAGGAAAATGGATATCGCGTCAGCCGCGAGTCCTCATCTTGGATGAGCCTACGCGAGGTATTGACGTGGGTGCAAAAGCGGAGATTCACCAGTTGTTGCGAAGGTTGGCCAACGAGGGCATCGGCATCATCGTGATTTCGTCGGAACTGCCTGAAATCGTGGGGCTCAGCGACCGCGTGATGGTCGTCCACAACGGTACCGTGGCAGGTATCCTAAGTGGATCGCAAATGAATGACGAAACCATCATGGAGTACGCATCTGGCTTGCACAAGGAAACTGCTGTGGGGTGA
- a CDS encoding GntR family transcriptional regulator, with product MPGDGKAKYVMVKEQIREWIRTGKVKPGQKIYSENELIKMFRVSRHTIRQAVGDLVHEGLLYREQGAGTFCAFPQEERVSGESQEARRYIGVITTYISDYIFPTIIRGIESYVTNKGYSLILACTYNNLSKEAQCLESMLQRPIAGLIVEPTESSTYNPNIRYYLELEQRKIPYVMINQYYPQLDPPHIIMDDKKGGWMATHHLLELGHRKLMGIFKTDDLQGVYRMQGFMDACREAGVSVKPEWLITYRTEELGEEVVRRVRAELEREEERPTGIVCYNDQLAVKVLDVLRELGIRVPEEMSLVGYDDSYLAEATEIKLTTVEHPKTQMGLDAAKWVMRAIERGKRDAEEPGSIVYEPKLVVRSSTAPVVVGTA from the coding sequence ATGCCGGGAGATGGAAAGGCCAAGTACGTCATGGTCAAAGAGCAAATCCGGGAGTGGATCCGCACGGGGAAGGTGAAACCCGGGCAGAAGATCTACTCGGAGAACGAACTCATCAAGATGTTCCGCGTCAGCCGGCATACGATTCGGCAGGCGGTGGGGGATCTCGTGCACGAGGGGCTTCTGTACCGGGAGCAGGGTGCCGGGACGTTCTGCGCCTTTCCGCAGGAGGAGCGGGTGTCGGGGGAGAGCCAAGAGGCGCGCAGGTATATTGGCGTCATCACGACGTACATCTCGGATTACATTTTTCCGACCATCATCCGCGGCATCGAGTCGTACGTGACGAACAAGGGGTACTCGCTGATTCTGGCTTGCACGTACAACAACCTGTCCAAAGAGGCGCAGTGCCTCGAGTCGATGCTGCAGCGCCCGATTGCTGGGCTGATTGTGGAGCCGACGGAGTCGAGCACGTATAATCCGAACATCCGGTACTACCTGGAGTTGGAGCAGCGAAAGATCCCGTATGTGATGATTAACCAGTACTATCCGCAACTCGATCCGCCGCACATCATCATGGACGACAAGAAGGGCGGTTGGATGGCGACGCACCACCTCTTGGAGCTCGGGCATCGGAAGCTGATGGGGATCTTCAAGACGGACGACTTGCAGGGCGTGTATCGGATGCAGGGGTTCATGGACGCGTGCCGGGAGGCGGGGGTGTCGGTGAAGCCGGAGTGGCTGATCACGTACCGGACGGAGGAGTTGGGCGAGGAGGTTGTGCGTCGGGTGCGGGCGGAGTTGGAGCGCGAGGAAGAGCGGCCGACGGGGATTGTGTGCTACAACGACCAGTTGGCGGTGAAGGTGCTGGACGTGCTGCGGGAGCTCGGGATCCGGGTGCCGGAGGAGATGTCGCTGGTGGGGTACGACGACTCGTACCTGGCGGAGGCGACGGAGATCAAGCTGACGACGGTGGAGCATCCGAAGACGCAGATGGGGCTTGACGCAGCGAAGTGGGTGATGCGTGCCATTGAGCGCGGGAAGCGCGACGCTGAGGAACCGGGGTCCATCGTGTACGAGCCCAAGCTGGTGGTTCGAAGTTCGACCGCGCCAGTGGTCGTCGGCACCGCGTGA
- a CDS encoding L-ribulose-5-phosphate 4-epimerase, with product MLRELKEAVLEANLALPKHGLVTFTWGNVSGISRKDGLVVIKPSGVPYDELTADHMVVVDLDGRVVEGDLRPSSDTPTHLELYKAFESIGGIVHTHSPAATAWAQARRPIPALGTTHADYFYGDVPVTRPLTKDEIERGYELETGRVIVETFRERGLDPVAMPAVLLANHAPFTWGKDPAEAVYHAVVLEVVARMARDTMLLAGGEAQMDSFLLDKHYQRKHGKNAYYGQPGAAAH from the coding sequence ATGCTGAGGGAACTGAAAGAAGCGGTCCTCGAGGCGAACCTGGCCCTGCCCAAGCACGGTCTTGTCACCTTCACCTGGGGGAACGTGAGCGGCATTTCTCGCAAGGACGGCCTCGTGGTCATCAAGCCGAGCGGCGTGCCATACGACGAGCTGACCGCCGACCACATGGTGGTGGTCGATCTCGACGGCCGCGTCGTGGAGGGCGATTTGCGGCCGTCGTCGGACACGCCGACGCACCTCGAGCTATACAAGGCGTTCGAGTCCATCGGCGGCATCGTGCACACGCATTCCCCGGCCGCAACGGCGTGGGCACAGGCGCGGCGCCCCATCCCAGCGCTCGGCACGACGCACGCGGACTACTTTTACGGGGACGTGCCCGTGACGCGGCCGCTCACGAAGGACGAGATCGAACGCGGCTACGAGCTCGAAACGGGGCGGGTGATTGTCGAGACGTTCCGCGAGCGGGGGCTCGATCCCGTCGCGATGCCGGCGGTGCTTCTTGCGAACCATGCGCCGTTTACGTGGGGGAAAGACCCGGCGGAGGCCGTGTATCACGCCGTGGTGCTCGAGGTGGTGGCGCGGATGGCGCGCGACACCATGCTTCTTGCGGGCGGCGAGGCGCAGATGGATTCGTTCTTGCTTGACAAGCACTATCAGCGCAAGCATGGAAAGAACGCGTACTACGGTCAACCCGGCGCGGCGGCGCACTGA
- a CDS encoding GntR family transcriptional regulator: MASPAKYVMVKEQIREWIRTGKVKPGQKIYSENELIKMFRVSRHTIRQAVGDLVHEGLLYREQGAGTFCAFPQEERVSGESQEARRYIGVITTYISDYIFPTIIRGIESYVTNKGYSLILACTYNNLSKEAQCLESMLQRPIAGLIVEPTESSTYNPNIRYYLELEQRKIPYVMINQYYPQLDPPHIIMDDKKGGWMATHHLLELGHRKLMGIFKTDDLQGVYRMQGFMDACREAGVSVKPEWLITYRTEELGEEVVRRVRAELEREEERPTGIVCYNDQLAVKVLDVLRELGIRVPEEMSLVGYDDSYLAEATEIKLTTVEHPKTQMGLDAAKWVMRAIERGKRDAEEPGSIVYEPKLVVRGSTRRVTD, translated from the coding sequence ATGGCTTCTCCCGCCAAGTACGTCATGGTCAAAGAGCAAATCCGGGAGTGGATCCGCACGGGGAAGGTGAAACCCGGGCAGAAGATCTACTCGGAGAACGAACTCATCAAGATGTTCCGCGTCAGCCGGCATACGATTCGGCAGGCGGTGGGGGATCTCGTGCACGAGGGGCTTCTGTACCGGGAGCAGGGTGCCGGGACGTTCTGCGCCTTTCCGCAGGAGGAGCGGGTGTCGGGGGAGAGCCAGGAGGCGCGCAGGTATATTGGCGTCATCACAACGTACATCTCGGATTACATTTTTCCGACCATCATCCGCGGCATCGAGTCGTACGTGACGAACAAGGGGTACTCGCTGATTCTGGCTTGCACGTACAACAACCTGTCGAAGGAAGCGCAGTGCCTCGAGTCGATGCTGCAGCGCCCGATTGCGGGGCTGATTGTGGAGCCGACGGAGTCGAGCACGTACAATCCGAACATCCGGTACTACCTGGAGTTGGAGCAGCGAAAGATCCCGTATGTGATGATTAACCAGTACTATCCGCAACTCGATCCGCCGCACATCATCATGGACGACAAGAAGGGCGGTTGGATGGCGACGCACCACCTCTTGGAGCTCGGGCATCGGAAGCTGATGGGGATCTTCAAGACGGACGACTTGCAGGGCGTGTATCGGATGCAGGGGTTCATGGACGCGTGCCGGGAGGCGGGGGTGTCGGTGAAGCCGGAGTGGCTGATCACGTACCGGACGGAGGAGTTGGGCGAGGAGGTTGTGCGTCGGGTGCGGGCGGAGTTGGAGCGCGAGGAAGAGCGGCCGACGGGGATTGTGTGCTACAACGACCAGTTGGCGGTGAAGGTGCTGGACGTGCTGCGGGAGCTCGGGATCCGGGTGCCGGAGGAGATGTCGCTGGTGGGGTACGACGACTCGTACCTGGCGGAGGCGACGGAGATCAAGCTGACGACGGTGGAGCATCCGAAGACGCAGATGGGGCTTGACGCAGCGAAGTGGGTGATGCGTGCCATTGAGCGCGGGAAGCGCGACGCTGAGGAACCGGGGTCCATCGTGTACGAGCCCAAGCTGGTGGTCCGTGGATCGACCAGACGAGTGACAGACTGA
- a CDS encoding substrate-binding domain-containing protein: MKRFNWKSGKKYAAVAAAAASIVLAATGCSTGGGNSSTSSGSTGGSSSAFQGSSSETYYMVTFLSGIEYWKGCFAGMQAAAKDLGVKAVFTGAPQYDINQEVTTMQQVIAKHPAGILVTSINAQAMTPVINQAIAAGIPVISFDSDAPQSKRYAYLGTSNIEAGQKAADYLGQALGGHGEVAVITTPGELNLDQRVQGFKDEMAAKYPGVKVVAVQNGNSDQIKTAQVTSALLQTYPNLAGIFCTEADEGTGAATAVQEAGKTGTVKIVSFDTDKATLNAIKSGQITATVAQGTWNMGFWGLMDLFAIHHNLVHPVANWQQSGVDPVPPEVDTGVTIVTKSNVNAYLQQ; the protein is encoded by the coding sequence ATGAAACGGTTCAACTGGAAATCGGGAAAGAAATACGCGGCGGTTGCGGCAGCTGCTGCGTCGATCGTCTTGGCTGCGACGGGTTGCTCGACAGGCGGCGGAAACTCGTCCACTTCGTCCGGTTCGACGGGTGGCAGCTCCTCAGCGTTCCAGGGTTCATCGAGCGAAACGTACTACATGGTGACGTTCTTGTCAGGTATCGAGTACTGGAAGGGATGCTTCGCCGGCATGCAGGCAGCCGCCAAAGACCTTGGCGTGAAGGCGGTATTTACTGGAGCTCCTCAGTATGATATCAACCAAGAAGTTACGACCATGCAACAGGTCATCGCGAAACATCCCGCGGGTATTCTGGTAACGTCTATCAACGCTCAGGCTATGACGCCTGTCATCAACCAAGCCATTGCGGCAGGTATTCCTGTCATTAGCTTCGACTCGGACGCGCCTCAAAGCAAGCGGTACGCGTACCTCGGAACCAGCAACATCGAAGCGGGGCAGAAGGCCGCGGATTATCTGGGACAAGCTCTCGGTGGTCACGGCGAAGTGGCAGTCATCACCACGCCGGGAGAGCTGAACTTGGACCAACGCGTACAGGGCTTCAAAGACGAAATGGCCGCGAAGTATCCGGGGGTCAAAGTCGTCGCCGTCCAGAACGGCAACTCTGATCAAATCAAAACCGCTCAAGTCACGTCTGCGTTGCTGCAGACCTATCCAAATCTTGCGGGTATCTTCTGCACCGAGGCCGACGAAGGTACCGGCGCTGCGACCGCCGTGCAGGAGGCAGGAAAGACAGGCACGGTGAAGATTGTCTCGTTCGATACAGACAAGGCGACGCTGAACGCGATCAAGAGCGGACAAATCACTGCCACTGTCGCGCAGGGCACATGGAACATGGGCTTCTGGGGCCTCATGGATTTGTTTGCGATTCATCACAACCTTGTGCATCCTGTCGCCAATTGGCAGCAGTCCGGTGTTGATCCCGTACCGCCTGAAGTGGATACTGGCGTGACGATCGTGACGAAGAGCAACGTGAATGCGTACTTGCAACAATAA
- a CDS encoding ABC transporter permease, with translation MQPVDTAPVNIDKERETWLRRVARIRELTIVLVIVALCIILSFMSSSFLSVDNIVTTILSIVMTAIVSVGMTVALVSGGFDLSVGSVMSMAGVVTGSLALNGVNIWLAAIFGLLASLCSGLITGLFIGKVKINPFIMTLGMQGVVQGVAYVVTQGAPLSVTGVPKSFLYLGQGNLLGIPVLIWILAVVVVVSDFIMRRAVVARKVYYIGSNEAAAYLSGIRVSKVKVWIYIFTALLAGIAGILTLSRFSVAAPTAGQGMELQAIAACIIGGASLTGGEGTVLGALLGSVLVGIVNDALVLLNVSVYWQSLVTGFVLIAAVTLDVLTHRKKAN, from the coding sequence ATGCAACCAGTGGACACCGCTCCCGTCAATATCGACAAAGAACGCGAGACGTGGCTTCGGAGAGTCGCGCGTATTCGAGAACTTACTATTGTCCTCGTGATCGTGGCTCTCTGCATCATTCTGTCCTTCATGTCGTCGTCATTTCTGAGTGTTGATAACATCGTCACGACGATTTTGAGCATCGTCATGACAGCCATTGTATCGGTGGGCATGACAGTGGCACTCGTGTCCGGAGGGTTCGACCTCTCGGTCGGCTCCGTGATGTCCATGGCAGGTGTGGTCACGGGAAGCTTGGCATTAAATGGTGTGAACATTTGGCTGGCGGCGATCTTTGGTCTGTTGGCCAGCCTGTGCTCCGGGCTGATTACAGGTCTATTTATCGGCAAGGTCAAGATCAATCCGTTCATCATGACCCTCGGTATGCAGGGCGTGGTTCAAGGTGTGGCTTACGTCGTGACCCAGGGTGCGCCGTTGTCCGTCACGGGTGTACCGAAGTCGTTTCTCTACCTTGGTCAGGGCAATTTGCTGGGCATTCCCGTTCTCATCTGGATTCTGGCGGTCGTGGTTGTTGTCTCCGACTTCATCATGAGGCGTGCAGTCGTTGCTCGTAAGGTGTACTACATCGGCAGCAACGAAGCGGCTGCGTACTTGTCTGGTATTCGAGTCTCCAAGGTAAAGGTTTGGATCTACATTTTCACCGCTCTATTGGCGGGCATCGCGGGAATTCTGACACTCTCGCGGTTCAGCGTAGCTGCACCGACCGCTGGGCAGGGTATGGAACTTCAGGCCATTGCTGCGTGTATCATCGGCGGTGCCAGCTTGACGGGAGGTGAGGGTACCGTCCTCGGAGCACTGCTCGGTAGCGTGCTCGTGGGCATCGTAAATGATGCGTTGGTGCTGTTGAACGTATCCGTTTATTGGCAGAGCCTTGTTACAGGCTTCGTTCTGATTGCTGCGGTGACGTTAGACGTCCTGACCCACAGGAAAAAGGCAAATTGA
- a CDS encoding MFS transporter: MYTTYASVYMLQLGLTSVDLGWLTTMNLVVQMLSALVSGYVTDRMGRKKALWVVDLVSWSCATLLWAVSHSWWGFALAFFLNGFQRISTTAWYCLLTEDTSANMRSRVFTALQVVATVAGFFSPIAGWLIHRTGVVLGTRLLYLYAFASMTAMIAIRHRGLRETSIGLMRMAETRRLHPRHEWHRIRAAIKALSRNRTLMWLFGVYVMWNVQISIRTTFVTAYQMDALHIPPSFMGLLPALSSLVMAVCLATFARRFQDDHGYHWMQAGIGLLTAATILLAISAPRTFAPTIIATVLSAAGTVFANPFVESLVANAMDDAERSTMLAVLNVLILLSSSPSGAIAGYLYAWHPRLAPVFAALALVASLVCGEAARRAHRRLPTGPSKLDLAP; the protein is encoded by the coding sequence ATGTATACCACATACGCGTCCGTCTACATGTTGCAACTCGGGCTCACCAGCGTCGATCTCGGCTGGCTCACCACCATGAACCTCGTCGTTCAAATGCTCTCCGCGCTGGTGAGCGGATACGTGACGGATCGCATGGGGCGCAAAAAGGCACTTTGGGTGGTCGATCTCGTCAGCTGGTCCTGCGCCACACTGCTCTGGGCCGTATCGCACAGCTGGTGGGGCTTCGCGCTCGCCTTCTTCCTCAACGGCTTTCAGCGCATCTCAACCACGGCGTGGTATTGCCTCCTGACGGAGGACACCTCCGCCAATATGCGCTCGCGCGTATTCACCGCGCTCCAGGTGGTCGCGACCGTCGCTGGGTTCTTCTCGCCCATCGCGGGTTGGCTCATCCATCGCACAGGCGTGGTCCTTGGCACGCGTTTGCTTTACCTCTACGCCTTCGCGAGCATGACCGCGATGATCGCCATTCGCCACCGAGGACTTCGCGAGACGAGCATCGGTCTTATGCGAATGGCCGAGACGAGACGGCTCCATCCTCGACACGAGTGGCACCGGATTCGTGCGGCTATCAAAGCCCTGTCCCGCAACCGTACGCTGATGTGGCTGTTTGGCGTCTACGTCATGTGGAACGTGCAGATCTCCATCCGAACCACCTTCGTCACGGCGTACCAAATGGACGCCCTCCACATCCCGCCGTCCTTCATGGGCCTGCTCCCAGCCCTTTCGTCGCTCGTCATGGCCGTCTGCCTCGCGACGTTCGCGCGGCGTTTTCAAGACGATCACGGCTACCACTGGATGCAGGCCGGCATCGGGCTCTTGACCGCGGCGACGATTCTCCTGGCGATCTCAGCGCCGAGGACATTTGCACCGACGATTATCGCAACAGTGCTCTCCGCCGCTGGCACGGTGTTCGCCAACCCGTTCGTGGAGTCGCTCGTGGCAAACGCCATGGACGACGCCGAACGCTCGACCATGCTTGCGGTCCTGAACGTGCTGATTTTGCTCTCCAGTTCGCCGTCCGGGGCCATCGCGGGCTATCTCTACGCATGGCATCCACGCTTGGCGCCTGTCTTCGCGGCGCTAGCGCTCGTAGCAAGCCTTGTGTGCGGCGAGGCCGCCCGGCGGGCACATCGCCGTCTGCCAACCGGCCCATCGAAACTGGACCTAGCGCCGTGA